The Anas acuta chromosome 2, bAnaAcu1.1, whole genome shotgun sequence genomic interval AACTTTGTTTATAGCAAATCATGACAGAAAAGAGTTTACAGTAACTTAGTATTGAATGTCTAATATCTGATAGGGGTGAAAACCTGGGATATTGATGAATGCTTTGGAAGAATTACCTTCCTAGCATATACTGAAAATATCACATAAATCCACATTAGATATAATAAGAGTGATTTTgcaatttaggaaaaaaaatacaggattaACTTCTGGTTTTAGCCCTTGTATTCTGCCCAAGATTtcactcttaaaaataaaattctaaatatTACTACGCAGTTAATAAATcaatcctttatttttctaaaaataaatcttgcccacttttatttttttccagtatattGCATTGTAAAcaatcttttctgtttcactgcaAACAGGGTAGTTCTGGGTATACATACCAACATACCATTTTGCAATGTTTACATTATTTCCCATATAAACTCAAAGATGAAAATGTGCAATGAAACAGTTCAGAATGAGTGAGCATCCTTCTggattttttcttatatttcttcttatatctagaaaatgaagtaattatACTGCCACTATTCTTACGATATGTGAGGGTGTGATACAGAGCTATGAAggcctttctttttccagactCAGAAAAATTGGTACAAATATTTTCTAGGGCATCTGATTTGACATTCTGCTACAGCGGGTTGactttttacagcatttttaaaatacctcatgcagaataaattaaaaagaataaatcagtTGAAAGAAACTAAACTGGTAAAAGGTTTCCATCAGCTTGTAAATCTAACAAATGTAATTGGGAAAGTACTTATATAAGGGAAAGATCCAGCAAATACGAGTAAGAAGGGAAACAAGAGAttgtattcatattttattttttgattgcTTTCTTTAAGAGAAGGAGATTCAGCATGAAATTAGGAACCTGTTGAAATTAGTGGAAAAATTCTTTAGAGATCAGTGTCCATGTGAAGCTCTTCTCTTGGAGGTATTCATTGGAGTTTTGCATTTGACTTGAGTGGAAGTGTGCTGAAGTCCTATCAGGCCTATGtaaaatcatggaatcacagaattgtttggGTTAAAAaacatctagttccaacccccctgccatgggcagggacacctcccaccagaccgggttgcccaaagccccatccagcctggccttgagcacttctggagatggggcatccacagcttctctgggcaatctgtgccagtgcccCATTaacctctgagtaaagaatttcttctgaatattcaatctaaatctcccctcttttagtttaaagccattctcccttgtcctgtccatccactccctgacaaagactccctctccagctttcctgtaggcctcctttaAAGAGGGCTTCCAATACCTAAGGTTTCCCCTCTGTGCCTTTTCATCTCCAGGCTTGACAACCCCAAGttcctcagcctgtctccataggagaggtgctccagccctctgattatCTTTGCGGCCCTCCTCTATATgcactccaacaggtccatgtccttcttgagCTGGGACCCCCAGAGCTGAAAGCAGTGCTCCAGGTAGGGTCTTAGGAGAGTGGAGTAGAGGGGAAGAGTCATgtccctcgacctgctggccgTACTTTTTTTGATGCAGCCTGGGATACAGCTGGAAAACCATatataacagagaaaaaatagtttatgaAGCTTAAAAAGGGTCAATTACAGCTCTTGAAGCACCTGTGGATTTTGACTAggaaagacaatttttttttgtgtgtttgtgttttttttttcagttcataaaCAAAGAATTACAGAAAGTTAACAGGTGGGTTGCAAATGTCAGAAGGGTCAGTTGCAAAGGCTGCAAATTAGTATTTGATTTAACTTGTCcaagtttatatatattaacagttttaaaagttgTAATATTGAAAGTTTGAATGAAGTTGAAGATATAATTTACCCTCTTTTGAACTATGAGAAATGAACCGTTGTACGTCCTAAACAGATACTTCTCAATCCTTTCACTTTTATAACTAGAAATCCAATCTCCTGTTTCACTGCTAAACTATCTGCTTTAAACATTCTTGGTAAGTCTCTTCCTAAGTAGTAACTGGAAGCCTTAGCCAGTGCAAGATGCTATCACATGGTTATTCAGTGTTGATGAGATAGCTTCAATGTCCTTTACTATCCTGCACCCTCATGACCAAATGCTGTTAATTCACATCTTGTGTCAGTCACAGGCTTTTGCATCTTCATGAGCTGGGGCATCATTACATCTGACTCCCTGTCATGGCAGCAGTGAATCAAGAGCCAGCCGTGTGCTCTTCTGCTTGGTAATGTGAGCCATTGCTGTCTGGGGCacttctcctgctctttccagTTATCCACCAGGGCCTCATGTTTAAATCTTTCAGGAGCAATGAAACTTCTacagtttttgcttttatgGCAGTTCTATATCATCGAAATAATATTGCACAGGACCTGCATTTTCCCAGCTACTAGGAAACAGACAAGTACCAGACTAATGGTTCTGGGAGCCTTTCTCACAGCTAAATGGAATAAATCCATAATAAATTCTCAgcaagcacagaaagcaaaatgtagCAAAGTACCTCACCTAGTTGAAATAGTGTGTGGAATCTAAGTCTAAAAACCATGTTTTGCTTCTACCTTTTATAGTAACTCACAAGTTCAGGAACAATATAAATATCCTAGTAGCacgtaaaaataaaattaactgcTTTCCCaccttcctctgaaaaaaaaaaagaaaaaaaaaaaaaaaagtgctgtgatCTCACAACATATTACCTTTTCATTATTTGCTGGAAGTCAGAAACAcctttccatgtattttttaGCCATTGTTTCGCAGGTTCATTTTCATATatcccttctgtttctgcaggaaaatacTGAAGTGAAATGTAGTGAAATAGTCTCCCTGCTCTAGAGCCTCACAGCCAAGTTCCTTTCTAATTCTACAGTGTCTTAGCAGCTGCAGAAAGTTATAAAACAGGTTTGAGTATCAGAAATCAGCGCTCCACTACAGATGTGACTTTAGCAATTTAGCTGAAATTGTGATTTAAAGTCGAAAATTGCATTGAGGAAATATGGCAATATTTactagtggggaaaaaaaaaaaaaaaaagtaggggaAAAGGTAGGGGGCATGGTGATGTAACTTGCAACTACATTTTCCACTACTGGAGCTGAGAAGTTTGTCCATTGTTCCTGCTAAAGAAGTGGTAATCATGTAGGCTGTTCGACTGTGAGAGGTGGGGGTGACAGCGGGAGGGTGAAAAGACGAGCTGCTTCGCATCCAGTATAATGTCAGAGCCTCACAGAGCAGTGCAGAGTGGCTGTATATCAAGGGCAGAGTGATTGTGCTACATACAGGCAGATGCCTTGCAGTTGCAGTCTCGTTTCTGTATCCTGAACGAGGGAAACATGAACATGTGTATAGAGGTTAATCAGCGTAAGGGACTTTGTTACAGTCAGAACTGACCTGTGTCTGCAGTGGTGAGCTCCGTGTTTGAACTGGTTGAGAGCTGGAAGACATTAGCTAAGAAACTTTAACCTGAAGACGATGGTTCCATTAACATGGAACAAGCGTGCCTAACCCTTCTGATGTCATTTGATTTCAGTCATAAAAGAGGAAACTAACCAGAGTGAAATGGCTGAAGACCTGTGCAAGATAGGGTCAGAAAGATCCCTCGTGCTGGATAGACTAGCAAGTAACGTCGCCAAACGTAAGAGCTCTATGCCTCAGAAATTTGTTGGTAAGAGTTAAACGTTTGCTGTCtcctaaaaaaatgaaacaaaacaaaaaccccaacaaAACTCACAGgatttttacttttgctttatGATTTTAATTGTTTAACTAAATTAGCAATATTTACTTCTATAGAAGCAGATACAGCAATGtgttggggaagaaaaagccaGCCAATCTGGCTATACACTATACATTTCTGCAAGTTTAAATTCCCATATCTGGAGATCTATTttaagtctttcttttttttaatgcttatgaGCCAGATCTTTACAAGATCTACCCAGGTTCCTGAGGTTGCCTTAAGAACCTGAAAGCAGCTTTATGAATGTCTTCTGTTGGGGAAGTATTTGACTACAAtttcaggattattttattatcttattAGATGAGATCCAGATCTGGGCATGCTGGTATATGTGAATTCATTCATGAATAGTTGAGCATAGCCTGGATAACGCTCTTCACCCCTTCACAAAGTCTGTATATTTCTACAGCCCAAAATGATTGTGGAAATAAATGTACATAGTTCTGAGAATAATATCTAAATGAAAATAACGTTGGGTAAATTCTAAGTATAGTGCAAAAAAATCATGGCTGTTTGCACCTAGTAGACATATTTTTTGTCTtaacaatgaaaaaacagaGGCTACACCTATTTTATTCTGCTTGTTAAGCCTTCTGCTAAATGATGGTTAGATCAGTTCTGTAGCAGTCAGACACAGACAATATTTTATCAGCTATATTGAATTAGTCTTAAATGAGTAATAACATGCGAAATTTGATGATAGCATATACTCATGTCTACTCAGATTCTTTTATAATTCTCTgtacattcatttatttattctataaGAGACAGAGAAAAGTGAAGTCTTTATAAAAACACAGATTATAAAGGTCTTCAGTCAAAAGTCAAGGCAAAACTAGACCCATTTATGTGACAGAAATTGCAAATAAACATTCTTCAGTGAGGACACaagaatgaacagaaaattagtatttttgaGACAAGGGAAGGAGAATCTCAGCTACAGCTGGAACAAAAAGTTTGCAGTCAAAGTCCAAGATTGTGTTCAATTCCCAAAGGAAAAATTGCAGGAGGTCGTCAAGGATAAAAAATGCTTATGCTCAGAAAATGAAGGACAAAATTTGTAGTAGAGTTAGCTACTAAAAAATATAGCCACCATGTGAGGCAAACCAGATTCCTTTAGACTCCCCAGTATTAGACTGTATTAGGCAAATATATTAATTCTATGAAAGCTCCAGGAAGACCAGAAGGGTTAAAATCTAAAAGGTATTAGCAAGCATCTTACATGCAATTTAACTGTGGGTGTGGACAaactttttcattctctttttttctcttcacccTGAGAAATGGTAAAGGCAGCCAGTTTAACTATGAGTATTAAGAGAGCAGAGTTTTCTGTCAGTTAGTTATTCAGGGTGCAATGTAGGAAGACAGTGTACTGACAGGAGATATTTATGGAAAATTGATAACCTTCAAAAGTATAAACTTTTCAGGCTGGGAAATGCCCTcaaatcctttcctttcccattctCACCTGCTGCCTCATGTAATAGGTAAATTCCTGATTAACATGAGGTCAGGGCAGTTGGTCAGGAGACCTTTGtgtaataaaacatatttattgtTCCTGTAGATTACTGTGTCATCCCAATCCCCATGCTGAATTACAGGGAGAAGGAGCAAATGGCATCCTTTGCATAAGAGAATGATTGTCTGCCGCTTCCCCTGTTGTTCTCACAGCTAAATCCATTATCTATCCAAAGTGAGATTGTTCACCAAATTAAGCCAGTTATCTGTAAAATTCTTTGACAGCAAAAGTGTTCACGATGCCCTCTATGTATTGCAAACTGGAATAGTTCCCAGACCTGAAAACAGAACTGGGCCTTCCAAACTAGAGAGTGGGAACGACAGGTGAGATTGACACATGTTTATCACACTAAAACAATaggcagcaaagaaaactgagtggtaaaaaaataaaataaaaggtccACATGCGCTGAGTGCGTTTGTGTTACTGTTTAAGTACTTGCTGCAGAACTCTGAACAGTGCAAAGCTTGAAGTGCATCAAACCATTAGTAGTTTAATTTACTTATGCTCTAATAACCACAGAAATgagctattatttttaatgaatgcaaGTATTATCGGCTTTGCCCAGATGTAGAAATGATACCTGCCTACCTCAAGTTTGTGTATTTTCAGACAGTTCTGTGTGGAAACAAATTTTTCTTATGAGTACTTGATCCTTTCAGTCCAAGTACCAGCTAGTTATGCTACATAAAGCAAATACTACCCAAGAAACGGCTATTAAAATTATGGTTTCCAGATGCCCAAAATTTTGTGCATAATGAAAACCAGTCCAAATTTTCAGTGATATACAGTGTCCATTGAATACAAATGATCTTGACCTCATTTCTTCCCCCGTGAGTCAAGGGTATATGTTCTTATTGGGAGAGTTTTTCTGTATATCAATCAAGAGTCTTTCACAACTCCTATTATGAATCTTGAGCCTCAAACTCTGCCTGAAAACTATACCACTAGAATGAgtaaatctgaaaaaaacatgtatGCATCACAGTAGTGGGGTGCTCAAATTGGCAGAATGATAGGGAAAGGAAACAAGAGGAAGCAGAAGCTTGTGCAGTACGGTTAGAAAGTGCCCGTACTCTGCATCCCTTATAGAAACTTATGTAGTGCCAGGagtgtttctttctctgcttgcaGAGCATGGACAAACTGGTATGGAACTGCACCTCATGGGAAAGGCAGACAGTAGGACTTTCTATACTTGAGGCCTGTCATTGCAATAGGTCATGCCAGAAGTTTTCTAGGCTGTGGTTTTGCTCTTCACTGGCTTTGAATATTCAATTTGAGTAGAAACTGGGTGGGAAATCATTGAGGAATTAATTTGGGGAACTTCTGGTAATTTTTCCATGCTCCTATTAGCATTTATTAGGCAAATGAAGATACATTTTATCGTGTCATTTGTATATTGGGGTCTTCAAGGAAAAGGACAGGGGAATCTTCTAAGGTCTGCAATTAAATGTCATGTTGACTAGGAAATGGTGACAGCACTACAGACTTCATAGAGATGTTTATGGCTCTCATTGCATTTCCAAAGATTTCCTGCAGAGCTAGGAAAGCTATCCAGACGGTACATGATGTGGTACTGGTAGTCCCTAGGAATATATTgggatttttctcccttttttatCTGTGCAGATTTGTTAGGGGCCTAATAACATTGATGGTTTACAAACACTGTTTGAGAATACTGTTCAGGTTCATAAAATCAGTGTCTGTGCCTTTAAATAGTTTCTCCCACTTATTAACTTTTACCTTCTATGTTTTTCTTGATCCTTTCTGTCCAGAAATTttcaatcatagaatcatagtatatcacagaatatcccaagttggaagggacccaccaggatcaccaagtccaactcccagcaccacacaggtctacccaaaaattcagaccatatttTGAGAAATTATAGTGACGTTCAACATTCAATATGTGGGGATCCAGCCAGAGATATATTAGTGCAATctgattttaagaaataaagagTACCCCTTAGCTTTGGCATTGCAAATCAGAGTCAAGGTTAGAAGCAGTAAGAATCTTGCTCTGTGCATGCCTTTCTACCTGATAGGAAAAATATATGGTTCTTCCCTGCTCTTGTAGGTTATAATGTTTTTGACACAAAATTTCTAAGAGCATGTGAACCTTCTCATAATGTGTCTAATGTATggcttgtttaaaaaacaatgcGTGGGAGGAAGGTTGCAATATGGAAAGTTAAgtttttgttggtttctttcagaaattacaTATGACCACAGTAGTGATATGGGTTAGTTGTAAGAAACCGAaagtttaaaactaaaacattgtaattacaattaaaaaagtGTAATGTTTTAGGGAAAAATTGGTAATGTGTTTCATTCTCTGAAGTATAAAGCCCAGGCTCCCTGTAACTGTGCTGGTACACTAGCCACAAAGGTATGCCCCAGTTCACTGCAGCAGTCAGATGAGGGAGTTCACTTAGACAGGATAAGGCAAGGATGAAGCACTCAATCTGTAGCTCCCACAAGTCCCcatagaattattttaaaaaatctgttttcttccattttggtTTTCCAAAGAGCTCAGATTATTTTTCAGGTTAAAAGAGCACCAACCTACCAATTTTCTGACCAGCTATATTAGAGATCTGTGAATACCACAAGTGAATTTCACATGTGGATTTAATCAGTTCTGTTGTTTGATTAGTCCATGGTAATCATCTCCTTAATTATGTAGGAATGAATGGTCTAACTCCTGACTGTTTTCCACCACAGGTGAGAAATGCCTGTCTGATCTTCCATATGATGCCACCACCAACTATGAGAAGGAGAATGAGATAATGCAGACGCACGTCATAGACCAGGCCATTAACAATGCCATCAGCTACCTGGGGGCAGAGTCCTTGCGCCCCCTCGTCCAGACACCGCCAGGTGGCTCTGAAGTGGTGCCCGTCATCAGCCCCATGTATCAGCTCCACAAACCTCTCGGGGACAATCAGGCTCGCTCCAACCACACAGCTCAGGACAGCGCAGTGGAAAACTTGTTGCTGCTTTCCAAAGCCAAATCTGTCTCCTCTGAACGGGATGCCTCTCCCAGCAACAGCTGCCAAGACTCAACAGATACCGAGAGCAATAACGAGGAACGCAGTGGTTTAATTTACCTGACAAATCACATAGGTCCCCATGCAAGAAATGGCATATccataaaagaagaaagcaggcaATATGATGTCTTGAGGGCAGGTACTGACAATTCCCAGGATGCTTTCAAAGTGATCAGCAGCAATGGGGAGCAAGTGAAAGTTTACAAGTGCGAACACTGTCGAGTCCTTTTCTTGGATCATGTGATGTACACAATCCATATGGGCTGCCACGGGTTCCGCGATCCTTTCGAGTGCAACATGTGTGGCTACCACAGCCAGGACAGGTATGAATTCTCTTCCCACATAACTCGAGGGGAGCACCGTTTCCACATGAGTTAAAACTCCTCCGGCATGGATCCAGCCTCAACAGCTGCATTACTGGAGCTGCACAAGCAACAACAGCAGCGAAGCACAAGTCTACTGGACAgcaaaaggaacaagaaaatcCAAAATCCAGAGATCTTCTCCCACAAGAAAAGAGTTTTCTTTTGGTAGCATGCATTGCAACTCAGTTTTCTAAAGTGAACATTAAAGTTTTTACTGAAAGTATTTGATCACCAAAAACCTTTAGTAATGTAAGTAGGAGCTTTTGTAGTCAGATAGCTGAAAGCCCTTCCCTTAAGTGATGCTTCTTGCAAATCTCCCTTGCCAAAACTGTTAACCATGCGCAGAATGCACAACACTGATGAGAACATGATAGACAGGAATGGCCTAGCTTGCTCTCTTAACACCCTGAGCATAGGGCTCTTCCACCAGATGCATATTTTTTGACTTTCTGGTATTATTTGACTCATTTGGGAAGAATTTAAAGTCAACTAAAGATTGTAGGGGCCCATCGCAGATGACTTCACAGACAGCTGGGGTGGGACTGGAACCCAGCCAGAGGGTCCAGGGTTACTTTGGCAGGAATATGTAGAGTATTTCCACGTGCAAGGGTGCTTCTGGGATTGACATCATGGCATGCCTTGTTTGTGTCTCTAGGCAAGCGAGCAGGTGTGTGACAGATACGAGGCACACCCCTGTAATATACTCTGTGAAGTACGGATTGCATTTAATGTATAGAAAAGAGTGTCGATGGctcttctttaaataaatgttttctctccCTATCCAATAAAACCCCACTTTTCATTAAGAAACCCCTCCTCTTGCTGCATAAACAAGTTACagtgtatttaatttttctttctcttttaagttTTAGTTAGTTAGAGAAGTATGATGTACAGTTGAGAAAAGCACTAGCTAGAAATATGTGTGGCAAAAGTCTCCTTATGcacatttctcatctttttACACTGCCTGGAAAATACCCAAATACCCCTATATTTTGTCTGTGAGAAATTCTCACTCTGCTACCACAGAAGATGTCCTCTTGTAGATTTTGTGGCTCTACTTGTGTTGCACTTAATTACTTGTAAAACACCGAGCTGAATTAAACCACCCAGTCAAAAATCTGTAGccctctccctctttccttACACTTGCTATTTAATGAGGGACCAATCCCTCAAAGGTGGGTTCCTTGGCaaaggtgctgagcaccctgGCTTCCTATTCAACAAAACACTTACTATGTACTTTAAGTTAATTTTACTTTAGCAGAGCTAattttaaggttaaaaaaaaaaaaatggtgtattGCTGAACAGAGACCAGAGAATGCAGCGCTTTGCAGAGCACAGTAAAATCTGTCAAGAGCTTTCTCCAtggcagcttctgctgcagatATTGTAACTTCGGTCAGAATAAAAACTTCTATGACACATACTTTTTATCCCCAAACACAtctgatataaaaaaaagtattttttaaaaacttcttcTTAACTTCCTCTTCCAAATAGATCATTCCTTTCCCTGAACATCCCCGTAGTGTAAGATGGGTCTAAAAAGAAATCTTGCAGCTACACAAAAAACTCTCATTGGTGCTGCAGCATTTCCTGGtcagcattcataaaaacaaGCCACCCAATTAACTTAATGAGTAAATACTTTCACTCAGAATAACAAATGGATGTTCTCCAATAAACAAGATCATGTAACCAACAAGGGGAGCAGTCTTGTAATACAGTTACATGTTCTCCATCCCCAAGTGCATGCAAGGACAGATATGTGTTATAAAAGAGATTTGAGGGAACTGTGAACACTTGTACCTAGGGCAATTCTGCTTGGTAGGCGTAGTTATATTTAATGCACAGTTCTAGTACAGACACCCAGTTCCttcttctgctttcacttttGCAGGTGTAAGCCAGGAGCAACAACACGGAAGTCAGAGGAAAGATACTGATGAAATAATGAATTATAAAACTGTGCAGAACAGAAGCTTTTACACTCTTACCTTTCTTAGCTTTTTATGCCACTGGCAGGACACTTACTGGATAGAACGTGTGTGCACAGACAGCAGTGCTGTTACCCTGTAAGTGCATGTGGGCGTGCACGGTGTGCAGCTTTGTCACCAGATGCCTTGCATGCTTCTCTGCAAACTGCTTCATGTACCTGCTACATCAGTGAAAACAGATCGTTAACACACaccaggaagggcagagcacaCTGAGTGGCCAGAGACCCCCAGACATTGGTACAACACACCACAGAcccagagctgagctcctcctgctcccccatTTTAGCTCTGTTCCCTCACAGGACAGCAATTACGGTTTGGTCAGCGATGTTTGTTACATATTCAGCTTCTGGACAGCCTGTGTGTGACAATGAGGCAGTACGGCTCTGTAAAGGGATGACCTGGAATAGACCTTCAAGGGAGGAGCTTAAAATTTTGTTTGGGTGTTCTAAGTAAAGTTTAAGTGGGTTCATTTTTTCATAGTTGGTAGGAATACGTTCACCTGTCCTTACCCCTCTCAATTTCCAATTGATTCAGACCAAGAAGGGACAAAGTAGTTTCTTAGCCCCTTTTCAACACCATTTGTGTAGTCACTCTGCTTTTATTACTCTTCTACCACTTTTCCACTATTCTTAGACTTAGGTCTCTATACACCCCatgttataatattttttttaatgctccaTTTTAAGACACACAAAGCTATAAAATAGGGGATGGGGGTGGCAAAAGTTTACTCAggtgattttgtttatttgtttttatgaaaatacaatacaaataaaGCCACATTCCTCAATCTTGTAAGCAAGCATAGTTTCAATTGAGTTCAAAACTGCCTCAGACTCCgcttttaaatacaatttctgatTTCTGGCAAGGTTCACTGCCTTTGCAACATTTGTGTGCTCACATGCATGTGTATGACTTTCCGTGTCGCTTTTCTCTTCAACATGCACATGCCCTAACAAAAGTTTTGTgtatcataaatattttatatacatatataagtgtgtgtatatatatatatacatctaaAATGGTTTGTATCACATGACGATGCACTGTCAGTCACAGTGGGTTTGTTTCCTGGGTCTGGAGCTTTCTTATTTATAGTATCACAGAATATGTTGATGTTGTATATTAAAAAGTACAGTGGTATAAGTAAGTAATATTAAGATACAGTGTATCAGAGGGCATAGTCAAAATGCAGAAGCAAACAGCATTCCCTTTCATGAAGGGGctttttggggttgttttttgtttggattttgcaCAAAATCACCTTCCATTTGTTTAGAACCAAGTGTTTCAATAATTTTATTGATGAACATGCAGGGAAGACATGAAAGTAGGATGTTGTGTGTGTACATCTAAACAAACTGTGCCCTCAGAAAACTAGTTTAGCATAAtctcccttttctctcctttgcttTTGGTGCAATAGCCTAAGATGGTTTAGCTGAaccctaaaaaaataaacatggtgAATGGCTTTAAGTTTAGacctgtttgaaaaaaaatgaaaaagaaccgcttcccagccctccccaggcactgccttttccaacagaaacattgtatttacacatttcttttctgtgattttctatTGTAACT includes:
- the IKZF1 gene encoding DNA-binding protein Ikaros isoform X4; translation: METDEAQDMSQVSGKESPPISDVPDDADEPMPVPEDLSTSTGGQQSAKNERVLAGNIKIETQSDEENGRACEMNGEECAEDLRMLDTSGEKMNGSHNGPGSKAMSGVGGIRLPNGKLKCDICGIICIGPNVLMVHKRSHTGERPFQCNQCGASFTQKGNLLRHIKLHSGEKPFKCHLCNYACRRRDALTGHLRTHSVGKPHKCGYCGRSYKQRSSLEEHKERCHNYLQTMSISSNLYSVIKEETNQSEMAEDLCKIGSERSLVLDRLASNVAKREKCLSDLPYDATTNYEKENEIMQTHVIDQAINNAISYLGAESLRPLVQTPPGGSEVVPVISPMYQLHKPLGDNQARSNHTAQDSAVENLLLLSKAKSVSSERDASPSNSCQDSTDTESNNEERSGLIYLTNHIGPHARNGISIKEESRQYDVLRAGTDNSQDAFKVISSNGEQVKVYKCEHCRVLFLDHVMYTIHMGCHGFRDPFECNMCGYHSQDRYEFSSHITRGEHRFHMS
- the IKZF1 gene encoding DNA-binding protein Ikaros isoform X1; the protein is METDEAQDMSQVSGKESPPISDVPDDADEPMPVPEDLSTSTGGQQSAKNERVLAAYGAEGFRDFHAIIPKSFSPGNIKIETQSDEENGRACEMNGEECAEDLRMLDTSGEKMNGSHNGPGSKAMSGVGGIRLPNGKLKCDICGIICIGPNVLMVHKRSHTGERPFQCNQCGASFTQKGNLLRHIKLHSGEKPFKCHLCNYACRRRDALTGHLRTHSVGKPHKCGYCGRSYKQRSSLEEHKERCHNYLQTMSISSNLYSVIKEETNQSEMAEDLCKIGSERSLVLDRLASNVAKRKSSMPQKFVGEKCLSDLPYDATTNYEKENEIMQTHVIDQAINNAISYLGAESLRPLVQTPPGGSEVVPVISPMYQLHKPLGDNQARSNHTAQDSAVENLLLLSKAKSVSSERDASPSNSCQDSTDTESNNEERSGLIYLTNHIGPHARNGISIKEESRQYDVLRAGTDNSQDAFKVISSNGEQVKVYKCEHCRVLFLDHVMYTIHMGCHGFRDPFECNMCGYHSQDRYEFSSHITRGEHRFHMS
- the IKZF1 gene encoding DNA-binding protein Ikaros isoform X3, with protein sequence METDEAQDMSQVSGKESPPISDVPDDADEPMPVPEDLSTSTGGQQSAKNERVLAGNIKIETQSDEENGRACEMNGEECAEDLRMLDTSGEKMNGSHNGPGSKAMSGVGGIRLPNGKLKCDICGIICIGPNVLMVHKRSHTGERPFQCNQCGASFTQKGNLLRHIKLHSGEKPFKCHLCNYACRRRDALTGHLRTHSVGKPHKCGYCGRSYKQRSSLEEHKERCHNYLQTMSISSNLYSVIKEETNQSEMAEDLCKIGSERSLVLDRLASNVAKRKSSMPQKFVGEKCLSDLPYDATTNYEKENEIMQTHVIDQAINNAISYLGAESLRPLVQTPPGGSEVVPVISPMYQLHKPLGDNQARSNHTAQDSAVENLLLLSKAKSVSSERDASPSNSCQDSTDTESNNEERSGLIYLTNHIGPHARNGISIKEESRQYDVLRAGTDNSQDAFKVISSNGEQVKVYKCEHCRVLFLDHVMYTIHMGCHGFRDPFECNMCGYHSQDRYEFSSHITRGEHRFHMS
- the IKZF1 gene encoding DNA-binding protein Ikaros isoform X7 is translated as METDEAQDMSQVSGKESPPISDVPDDADEPMPVPEDLSTSTGGQQSAKNERVLGERPFQCNQCGASFTQKGNLLRHIKLHSGEKPFKCHLCNYACRRRDALTGHLRTHSVGKPHKCGYCGRSYKQRSSLEEHKERCHNYLQTMSISSNLYSVIKEETNQSEMAEDLCKIGSERSLVLDRLASNVAKRKSSMPQKFVGEKCLSDLPYDATTNYEKENEIMQTHVIDQAINNAISYLGAESLRPLVQTPPGGSEVVPVISPMYQLHKPLGDNQARSNHTAQDSAVENLLLLSKAKSVSSERDASPSNSCQDSTDTESNNEERSGLIYLTNHIGPHARNGISIKEESRQYDVLRAGTDNSQDAFKVISSNGEQVKVYKCEHCRVLFLDHVMYTIHMGCHGFRDPFECNMCGYHSQDRYEFSSHITRGEHRFHMS
- the IKZF1 gene encoding DNA-binding protein Ikaros isoform X2, which translates into the protein METDEAQDMSQVSGKESPPISDVPDDADEPMPVPEDLSTSTGGQQSAKNERVLAAYGAEGFRDFHAIIPKSFSPGNIKIETQSDEENGRACEMNGEECAEDLRMLDTSGEKMNGSHNGPGSKAMSGVGGIRLPNGKLKCDICGIICIGPNVLMVHKRSHTGERPFQCNQCGASFTQKGNLLRHIKLHSGEKPFKCHLCNYACRRRDALTGHLRTHSVGKPHKCGYCGRSYKQRSSLEEHKERCHNYLQTMSISSNLYSVIKEETNQSEMAEDLCKIGSERSLVLDRLASNVAKREKCLSDLPYDATTNYEKENEIMQTHVIDQAINNAISYLGAESLRPLVQTPPGGSEVVPVISPMYQLHKPLGDNQARSNHTAQDSAVENLLLLSKAKSVSSERDASPSNSCQDSTDTESNNEERSGLIYLTNHIGPHARNGISIKEESRQYDVLRAGTDNSQDAFKVISSNGEQVKVYKCEHCRVLFLDHVMYTIHMGCHGFRDPFECNMCGYHSQDRYEFSSHITRGEHRFHMS
- the IKZF1 gene encoding DNA-binding protein Ikaros isoform X8 → METDEAQDMSQVSGKESPPISDVPDDADEPMPVPEDLSTSTGGQQSAKNERVLGERPFQCNQCGASFTQKGNLLRHIKLHSGEKPFKCHLCNYACRRRDALTGHLRTHSVGKPHKCGYCGRSYKQRSSLEEHKERCHNYLQTMSISSNLYSVIKEETNQSEMAEDLCKIGSERSLVLDRLASNVAKREKCLSDLPYDATTNYEKENEIMQTHVIDQAINNAISYLGAESLRPLVQTPPGGSEVVPVISPMYQLHKPLGDNQARSNHTAQDSAVENLLLLSKAKSVSSERDASPSNSCQDSTDTESNNEERSGLIYLTNHIGPHARNGISIKEESRQYDVLRAGTDNSQDAFKVISSNGEQVKVYKCEHCRVLFLDHVMYTIHMGCHGFRDPFECNMCGYHSQDRYEFSSHITRGEHRFHMS